The stretch of DNA TCCCATTGGCAATTTTGGCCGCGATAATTTTCGGTGCTTACAAGTTCCTCGGTGGTGGCGGTGAAGTTGTGCTTCCTGAACTTCCCGAGGTCAGCGTCCCCAACGTTGATTTGGGAGATGTTGAGGGCTCGCTGAGTTTGTCGCCCGCTGATGTGACCGGCAAACTAAAGGATGTTTTTGGTGGCTACACCGAAACGCTTTCAGGAATCACGGATGTGGATTCGGCCAAGTCAGCGATTCCAGAGATGGAAGGCCTCAACGAAAGGCTCGGCAGTATTTCGGGAATGCTGGATAAGCTTCCTGCGGGAATGAAAGATACAGTCACCGGCCAAATTGGTCCCATGGTTGAACCGATCACGGCAATGCTTGACAAAGTGATGGCGATTCCCGGTGTGGGCCCCATCCTGAAACCCGTTGTCGATGCGATGCTCTCTAAAGTCAGCATGCTTAAGGGTGAAGCCTGATCCCGTTCACCTTTCTGACTTGGTGTAACCCAAACCACTTCGCCAAATCTGAATCCGACTCAAACGCCCCCTCGTCGTGCTGTTTAGCTATGATGAACGGGGCGTTTTTCCGTATCATCCGAACCCAATTCATAAAGCTATTATCAATGCGAACTTTCCTGGTTGCGATCTGTCTACTGTGTTGGACAACGCCCAACGGATTTGGTGACGAGCCTGTTATTGAAAACCTTTGGCCCGACAATCCACCAGGCGTCAAAACGTCCAATCCAAGTGTCAATGATCTTCCCCGCTTGATCATCACCAAGGTGGAATCCAAGACGCCAACGGCGGCCGTGGTGATCCTTCCCGGCGGTGGCTATTGGGGGTTATCGATGACGAACGAGGGATATGACTTCGCGACATGGTTTGAATCGCTCGGTATCTCCAGCGCGATCTGCACGTATCGAGTTCGCGGCCCCGGCGAGTTCTTGAAGTGGGGCGAAGACAAGGGTGATGGCCCCGATTCGAAACCCGGTAATGATGGCGAAGGCTACGGGCACCCCTATCCAATGATGGACGCTCAACGTGCCATCCAAACGCTTCGCGCTCGGGCTCAAGAACTAAACATTGATCCCGACCGAATTGGGGTGATTGGTTTTTCCGCAGGCGGGCATTTGGCTTCGACCGTGTCCACTCACTTTGTCGAAGGAGATTCCAACGCGACTGACCCGATTAAAAAAGTCTCGTCGCGGCCAAACTTTAGCATCCTGTGTTATCCCGTGATTGGTCTCGGAAAACCCTACACTCACGGCGGTAGTCAAAAAAACCTTCTTGGCGATGATGCAGACGCCGATTTGATCGCGTCGTTGTCGAACGAAAGTCAGATCACCAAACAGACTCCACCCACCTTTTTGTTCCACACCGCTGAAGATTCAGCCGTGCCCGTCCAGAACAGCATTGAATACTTCATGGGTTGCCAGCGTGCTGGTGTTCAAGCGGAACTGCATGTCTTTCCGGTAGGTCGCCATGGGTTGGGACTGGCGAAAGGTTCGCCCGGTGCTGAACAGTGGCCGTCTTTATGCGAGCAGTGGTTAAGCCAACTTGGCGTCATCAACCCGTAGCTCGTCTCGTAATTCGTCTTGTCACGGGGTCTGTTTCACAGGTACTGGTTGAATGATGGAATCAGTGCATTACGTGACATGCTTGTGGCCGGGTTTGCCGGAACTTTGGTGGCGTGGGAGGCTTACGGCTTTACCCGCGGCGATCGCGTTTGCGTTGGCTGTCAATTTTGTTCTGGTCACACGCTTCATTTATCCCCAGTGGCTGCCTAGCGGATTGGCAACCATGGCCTTTTGGATTGGCTTGGTTGCATGGGGTTTTTTGATTTATCGCAACATTCGCGAGTTACCCGAAATTGTTTTTCCTCGCGCGGTTAGCGAAGAACCAGATGTTTTCCCGGCCGCCCAGCAGGCTTATTTAAAGGGAAATTGGAAGGTCACCGAACAACTGCTCAACGATGTGCTAGCAATTGAGCATCGTGACCCTCCCGCTCTGTTATTGCTTGCCGGTGTGTATCGAATCACCGAGCGATACGAATCAGCGGAGATGCTGATGAAGGAAATTGGCCGTTTGGAGGTTGCAGATGGCTGGTTCCTGGAAGTTGCCGCCGAGCAGCAGCGGCTCGAACAGGCCATTGAAAAGCAACGTTTGGCCGAATCCGAAATGGCGGATGAAAAGGAAACAGAGTCTGATCGCGAAGAATCTGAACGCGAAAAGCCAGATCACCGAGCACCTCAGCAGGACACTTCCGCTGCCGATCTGACAGAATCGGGTGATGATCAGCAGGGGATGGCGGCCTGAGCTTCGCCCTAGCTGGCAAACGCTAGTTTTGGCTAAGAAGGAAAAAATTTTGGTTGCTTATCCGGGTTCCCCAGAAGCTCCTATCCCCGAATTTTGACTTCACCGATAGAATCGGGGTGTGTGCCTCCTTTTCCAACCTTTGAGATTCACAGCAATGTGACGTCGGTTAGCAAGTAAAAAACGAGTTCGCAACCGAAAAAGAGATTTGTTCAGCCGCCTTTTCGTAGGTCATGGCGTGCAGTTTGCGTAGTGGTAGGATGCCTCGGCAAATTCGCCAGATTGACAGAGAGATAATTTATGTACGAACGATTTACCGACCGCGCCCGCAAGGTCATGCAACTGGCCAACCAAGAGGCTCAGCGGTTCAACCACGAATACATCGGAACTGAGCACATTTTGCTCGGACTCGTCAAAGAGGGCTCTGGCGTTGCGGCCAATGTCCTCAAGAACCTTGAGGTTGATTTGCGGAAGATCCGCCTCGAGGTCGAAAAGCTTGTCCAAAGCGGCCCTGAAATGGTCACCGTTGGCAAGTTGCCTCAGACCCCACGTGCAAAGAAAGTCATCGAGTACTCGATGGAAGAAGCACGCAACCTGAACCATTCCTACGTTGGCACCGAGCACATCCTGCTTGGCCTTCTTCGAGAACAAGAAGGTGTCGCTGCCCAGGTTCTTATGAACCTTGGATTGAAGCTTGACGATGTTCGTGAAGAGGTTCTCAATCTACTTGGCCACGGTCTTGAAGGTGCCGAAGTCGGCGAGCGTGGTGGACGCACCGGCGAAGGTGACAGCGGAAGTTCGTCATCGGGTAAGAGCGGCAAAAGCAAGACTCCAGCACTCGATTCATTCGGTCGCGACCTTACTGAACTTGCGAAGAAGGGTGAACTCGACCCGGTTATCGGCCGCGCTCGAGAAATCGAACGCGCCATCCAGATTCTTTGTCGTCGTACCAAGAACAATCCCGTTCTGCTTGGCGAAGCTGGTGTCGGTAAAACAGCGATCGTGGAAGGCTTTGCTCAAAAGGTCATTGAAGGCGAAGTGCCTGAGATCTTGGCCGACAAGCGAATCGTTGTTCTTGACCTTGCCATGATGGTTGCCGGTACCAAGTACCGCGGCCAGTTCGAAGAACGAATCAAAGCCGTGATGACGGAAGTTCGCCGCGTTAAGAATACGATTTTGTTTATCGACGAACTTCACACGCTTGTTGGTGCCGGTGGTGCGGAAGGTGCGATCGACGCGGCCAACGTGCTGAAGCCCGCATTGGCACGTGGCGAGATTCAATGCATCGGTGCGACAACACTCGA from Rubripirellula amarantea encodes:
- a CDS encoding tetratricopeptide repeat protein codes for the protein MMESVHYVTCLWPGLPELWWRGRLTALPAAIAFALAVNFVLVTRFIYPQWLPSGLATMAFWIGLVAWGFLIYRNIRELPEIVFPRAVSEEPDVFPAAQQAYLKGNWKVTEQLLNDVLAIEHRDPPALLLLAGVYRITERYESAEMLMKEIGRLEVADGWFLEVAAEQQRLEQAIEKQRLAESEMADEKETESDREESEREKPDHRAPQQDTSAADLTESGDDQQGMAA
- a CDS encoding alpha/beta hydrolase, whose protein sequence is MRTFLVAICLLCWTTPNGFGDEPVIENLWPDNPPGVKTSNPSVNDLPRLIITKVESKTPTAAVVILPGGGYWGLSMTNEGYDFATWFESLGISSAICTYRVRGPGEFLKWGEDKGDGPDSKPGNDGEGYGHPYPMMDAQRAIQTLRARAQELNIDPDRIGVIGFSAGGHLASTVSTHFVEGDSNATDPIKKVSSRPNFSILCYPVIGLGKPYTHGGSQKNLLGDDADADLIASLSNESQITKQTPPTFLFHTAEDSAVPVQNSIEYFMGCQRAGVQAELHVFPVGRHGLGLAKGSPGAEQWPSLCEQWLSQLGVINP